TTAAATCATTTGCAGAGCCAATTCAACTTTCCTTTGATGGTGGAGTAGCTGGAATCATAGGGCCAAATGGTAGTGGTAAAAGTAATATAAATGATGCCATTAAATGAGTCTTGGGTGAACAATCTTCAAAATCACTTAGAGGTGATAACATGGAAGATGTTATTTTTGCAGGATCTAAAAATGTTAAGGAGATGAACAAAGCTAGTGTTACTTTAACTTTTGACAACTCAAATAATGCCTCATCTGTGCCTCATAAAGTCTTTACAATTACACGTGAATTAGAAAGAGGAAAAGGCTCAAATATTTACTACATAAATGATGAAATAGTTCGCTACAAAGACATCAAAGACATAGCTCTTGAATCAGGAATTTCAAAATCATCTTTGGCTATTATCTCTCAAGGAACAGTTAGTGATATTGCAGAGGCAAGCCCTGAAGATAGAAGAGGAATTTTTGAAGAAGCAGCTGGGGTAAGTAAATACAAATCAAGAAAAAAAGAAGCTCTAAGAAAACTAGAAAAAACTAATGAATCTTTGGAAAAAATTCAAACTGTTATTCTTGAACTTGAAAAACAATTAAAACCTTTAAAAAACCAAGCTGAGAAAGCTCGTATTTATCTTCAAAAATCTAAAGAACTAAAAGATGTTGAAGTTGGTCTTATCATTCATAATTTAGACTTTTATTCAACCAAACTAAAAGAATTTGAAATTGAGCTTGAAGGTGTTGTTGAAACTAAAGAAAATCTTGAACAACAAGTAAGAAAATGTGAAAACATCATTGAACAAAATTCAGGTGATCGTCTTAAGTTTGAAAAAGAACTTCACTTCCTTGTCCAAGATCTTGATAATCTAAATGAAAAACTTAGAAATCTAGAGCTTATTTCAGCTAATGAAAATCAAAGAAGAGAACTTATTATTTCAGGACAAATTAAAGTCAACCCTGAAGAAAAAATGAAGGTTATCAAAGAACAACTTCAAATCATTAAATCAAGAATCAACTTTTACACAAAACAAACTGAAGAGTTAAGTCAAATTGTTAGTGATAAAAAAAATGAAGTTCAAGAACTTGAAAAAACAATTTCAACTAAACGAATTGAACAAAACAAAATATCAAATAAGCTAAATGAAACTAAAGTTAAAATCAACATTTTACTTGAACATAAAAAAAACAAAACTAACATGTTCAAAGGTACTAAAACCATTGTTGAACACAAAAACATCTTTAAAGGTTATCACGGGCTTGTTAGTGAAGTTTTAAAAGTAGATCAAGAATATATTCCAGCAATTGATGCAGTTTTAAATAATGCTCTTCAACACATTGTTGTTGAGGATGCTCAAATTGCAGTTACAGCTGTTAATTTCTTGAAAAAAAATGATGGAGGAAGAGCAACTTTTATTCCTTTAAAATCAATAAAACCTAAATCAATTAAAGATGAACATTTTTTAGCTTTAAATATGAAAAAAGGCTTTATTGATGTAGCTTCAAATCTTGTTAAATATGAACCTAAATTTGAAGTTTTAAGTAAGTTCTTGTTAGGTAATATTCTTGTAGTTAGTGACATAGAAAGCGCCAAAGATATAGCAGCTATTTTAGATAACAAATACATGATTGTTACCCTTGAAGGAGATCTTATTAGAACTGGTGGAGTTATTACCGGTGGAGTTCAACAAGCTAGCACAAATTTAATTGGTTTAGATGAACAAATTGCTAAGCTTGAAGAGATAGTTCCAATTATTTCAAAAGAAGTTGAAAACACTTCAAATCAAATCACTAACTTAGAACACAAAAAATATGAATTAACTAATGTAGTTAGTGAATTTAGTGTTGAAGCTGCTAAAGTCTATGAAAAACTTTCAAATGATCAAAAAAGCTTTGATAGTTTAACAGCTGAATATCAAACAATTTCAGCCAAAGATTTAGGTGAGTCTTCCTCAAGTGCTCTTGATCAACAAATCAATGAAATCCAAGCTAAAAAAGTTATTTTACAAGCTCAAATTAGAGCTAAAAAAGAATCAATTTTAAGTTTAAATACAGACTTTTCAAAAGTAACACTTGAAAAAAATGATTTAGAAAAATCTCTTCGTATTTTAAATGATTCTTTTTCAAAAAAAATCACTGAAAAAAACAAAGCTGAGTTTTATCTTGACACTAACCAAAAAAGATTAAGTGAATTTTATAACATGACTTATGAAATGGCCAAAGATAATTTCTCTTTATCAATAGACATCACTGAAGCTGAAGAGTTTGTTGGAAGAATAAAAGAAGAAATTAAAGATCTAGGAAATATCAACATTGATTCAATTAAATCTTATGAAGAAATTTCAGAAAGATATGATGGATTAAAAGCAACTGAAAGTGAAATAGTTGATGCCAAAGATAAAATTGAAAGTGCCATTAAAGAAATGGACAAAATCATAATCACAAAATTAAGAGACACTCTTAGTGCAATTAATGAAGAATTTAACAATGTTTTCCAAAGCATGTTTGGAGGAGGAGAAGCTAGAGTTGAATTTGTCGATCCTAGCGATATCCTTGAATCAGGAATTGACATCAAAGCTCAACCTCCTGGAAAATCAATTAAAAACTTGAAGCTTTTTTCAGGTGGAGAAAAATCACTTATTGCAATATCTTTACTTTTTGCAATTTTAAAATCAAAACCACTTCCTTTATGTATTTTAGACGAAGTAGAAGCTGCCCTTGATGATGCAAACGTTGTAAGATATGCTGAGTATTTACAAAAACTAAAAACTAAGACTCAATTTTTAGTAATCACCCATAGACACGGAACTATGTCAAGAGTTGATCACCTTTTTGGAGCTACTATGCAAACAAGAGGGGTAACATCATTTTTTAGCGTGGAATTGGCTAGAGCAAAAGAACTAATTAAAGACACTAAAATTGAAAGCTAATACCAAAAAAATTAAGCTCTAATTCATTAGAAAAAACAATTAATTTTTTAACAAAAATTTTATAAGAAAAACAACTCACTATATTTTTTGTGAGTTGTTTTTTATTTAACTTATTAAAACAATAAAGTAAGCTCTTTTTTCATAAAATAAGTGCCCCTTGAAACTGGGCACTTATTTTTAAAAATAAATTATTTATTGTAGAACTCAACAATTAAAGAATCATTAACTTCTTTTAAGAATTCATTTCTTTCAGGTAAACGAGTAAAAGTTGCTTTAAAGTCTTTAACACTTAATCAATCTGCTGCTGTTCTAATTTCTTTGTTTCTTAAAACTTGAGCATTTTTTTGTAATTTTTCTTTAATTTCAATTACTTTACCTACAGCTACTCTATATGAAGGAATATCAACTTTTTTTCCATCAACTAAAACATGTCCATGGTTTACAAATTGTCTTGCTTGTCTTCTTGTTTCTGCAAAACCTGCTCTATAAACTAAATTGTCTAATCTTTGCTCTAAGAATTGTAAGAAGTTTGTACCTTGAACACCTTTAAGTTTTGAAGATTTTTTAAATGAATTAGCAAATTGTCTTTCATTAACTCCATATAGATTTTTAACTTTTTGTTTTTCATATAAATGAAGTCCATAATCAGAAAGTTTTGTTCTTCTTTGACCATGTTGACCTGGAGCGTAATTTCTCTTTTTACCCTTATTAAATTCTTTTTCATTTTCTAAAACAGAAAAACCTAGTCTTCTAGATTTTTTAAATAATGACGATCTGTCTCTTGACATTTTTTCCTCTTTTCTGCAAAACTAGAGGATTTAATTCTTTTGAAGTTTTCTTAATCTAATGATTTCGGAATTAACAGCATACTTACTTTCAAATCTTAGGACAAATTAAGAAAATAAATCAAAATATTAAATTGCTGTTTTGCTAAAGCATATTTTACATTATTTTATTTAGAAAATCTATTTTTTGTTTTTGTTAAATTTTAAATTAACATATAATTTTAGCAATGCTTTGAGTTTTAATATTTATGATCCTTTTTTTCGCAATTACTTTATTAATTATTTTTTGGTTTTACATTCATTTAAAAATAATTAAAAAAGAAGCACAAAGCTCAAATAGACTTGCAAGTTGAGAATGAGAAAATCAAATAGCTCCAAGCTTAAATCGCTATGAAACAATGTCAATAAATGACAACAATTTAACCAAACAATATGATAGCATTTGTAGAATTTACCAAGAAATAATCGAGATTAACAAAAACATTAAAATAACATCTAAAAAAATCCTAGATTGATTTGAAAATCCAGATAGATTAAACATTCTATTTAAATACACAAAAGAATTAAAAGATTTTCAAAAACAATTTGAACATGAAGACAAAAAACTAAAAGAAGAAAGCTTTGTCTTTGACAACAACCAAATGCAATTTGAAAATCAATTAGAAAAATCTAGAAAAAATATTCAATGTATAGAAAAGTATTTTAAAGAAAATGAAAATGCTTTTTTTTCAACAAAACAAACTATTAAAGCTACTATCAAAAATGTTCAAGAAATCTTAGAACAAGTTGAACATGATGGTGTAGAAAGAATTACTGAACAATATAAAAAATTAGATAGTATTTCTTCATCAAACAATTTAATGTCAAAAAACTTAAAGAAAATATCTTTTCTTGATTATATAGCTAGCTTTAGAATAAAATATGTTATTGATGAGCTTGAAAAAATAATTCTTGATAGCAAAAAAAAGGGCATTGATTTTATTAACATTGAAAACAATTTAGAAGAGGTTAAAGAGCTCGGAGATTCCTTTGAAAAGGAAATTAAAATTTTAACCAGTGATACTAAAAAAACTTTTGTAATGAGAATTTATGAAATATATTTATCAATAATAAATTTATACAATAGAAACATTGCTAATTTCAATTGAATTCAAAGTAATATTGAACCTTTAAAAGAAGCAAATGAAGCAATTTACAAATATAGCCAGTTTATTTTAAGTGCTTTTAAAGATTCAGAGACAATGAAAAATTTTGAAAATCACACTATTGAAAATTGACAATCACAAATCATCTATCAACAAGACAAAATAGATGACTTTTTTGATAGATTAAAATTAAATCAAAATCCCCTTGATATTAACTTACTTTTAAAGTTCTTTTTTGACTTTTCACAACTTATAAATATGATGATAGATTTATATGAATTTAACAATAAAATTATTGAGGATATAAACTACACAAACTTTAAATTTTCACAAGATATACAAAATTATAAAAACCATTTTTCTTTTCTAGAATGACTAATTTCAATTGCATCAAAAAACAAAATGAGTTTTACTTATGAAGAGCAAAAAATCTTAGAACAAATTCTATCAATCAACGTTTTAATAAATAAAGAAAATGATGAAAATATTTCAATTGAAAATAAGAAAAAATTATCATGAAATATCTTAAAATTTGAAAAGCTATTAAATTCTTTTTACATAAAAGTTTGAGAAAAAATTGAATATATTCATCTTTATGAAATTATTGTTCAACAAAATCAAATAAGACGTTTAAATGATCAAGAAATTAACTTAGCCTTTCAACAAGCAGATAAAGAATTCAAAAAAAATCAATATCAAAATGCAGTTCATTTACTTATTGATTCATTAACAAAAGAGGTAAATTAAATATGAACTATCAAAAAATTTTAATTAGATATGGTGAATTAGTTTTAAAGAAAAAAAATAGATCCTTATTTATTAGCATTTTAAAACAAAACATTCAAAAAATTCTTGATACAAAAGTTGAAGATGAATTTGATAGAATGTTTGTTGAATACAAAGATGAATTTTTAGATAAGCTAAAATTCATCCCAGGAATAAGTTCTTTTTCTCCAGTTAAAGTTTGTGAAAAAAAGCTAGAAAATATTCAACAAGAAGTTTTAGAAGAAACCCAAAAAAATACTAATGAATTTACAAAAACTTTTAAAATCATTTCAAGAAGAAGTGATAAAAATTTTGAACTAAATTCACTAGAAATGAATAACTATTTTGGTTCTTTGATTTTAAAAAATTTTGAATTAAAAGTTGATGTTAAAAAACCAGATTTGAATATCAACATTGAAGTAGGTAGACACCATGCTTTTGTCTTTTGCAAAATTTATTTTTCAATAGGAGGTCTTCCAGTTAGCTCTTCAGGAAAAAGTCTTCATCTTCTTTCAGGAGGAATTGACTCACCAGTGGCAGCTATTGAACTAATGAAAAGAGGAATTAAAGTAGAATTTTTAGCTTTTGTAACTCCTCCTCACACTGATGAAAAAACAGTAAATAAATTAATGATGTTAAAAGATGTCTTTAATAAATTTCAACATGATTCAAAAATTCATCTTGTCAATTACACAAAAATAATGAACTATATTTCACTTATTTCTGATCAGTCTTATAAAATAGCCCTAATGAGAAGAAGCTTTTACCGAATAGCAGACAAAATTGCTAAAAGAAAAAAAATTATGGCCATATCCAATGGTGAAAATTTAGGTCAAGTAGCTTCTCAAACAATTGAATCAATGATTTGTATTTCTTCACAGACAAATCTTTTAATTTTTAGACCACTTCTAGCATGAAACAAAGTTGATATTATTAACTTAGGCCAAAAATACAAAACTTATCAAATATCAACAATTCCAGCTAGTGAATCTTGTGAACTTTTCGCTCCTGAAAAACCAGTGATTAAACCAACTATTTCTAAGGCTGAAGAACTTGAAAAAGAACTTGAAAAAATCTTTGAATATGAAGATGAATTAGTTGAAAGTGTTTTAAGTCAAAAATAAGGATGGTTCATAATGAGAGAATTTATTAACTTACATACAAATAGTGAATATAGTTTTTTGGACTCGCTAATTAGAATTAATGATTTAGTTCAATATGCAAAAGAAAATAATTTAAAAACTTTAGTTTTAACAGATACCAATTTTCATGGAGCTGATAAGTTCTACTTTTTATGTAAAAAAAACAATATAAAAGCTGTTCTTGGTTTAGACATTGAAGTTGATCATAAAAGAGTTATTTTACTTGCTAAAAACACAAGTGGTTTTAGATCACTAATGCTTTTTTCAGAGTCAAATAGAAATGGCTTAGAAATAAGCCTAAATCAACTTGAAAAAACACAAGATGATTTAATTATTATAAATCATCCAAGATTAGGTTTTTCAATGGATGAAATTGCTCAAAGCAGCATCAAAAATTTTTACAACACTTCAAATAATGATCAAGATCCTTTATCTTTGTATGTAGTTGAAAATAAACTTTTTAATGTTAAAGATAATCCCATTTTAGAAATGTTAAATTCTACTAATAATAACCAAAAAAATAAAGGTATTGAATTTAAAGGTTTTTCTCATTATGCTCCTATTTCTGAACTGATGCAAAAGAGGATAAATGACATTGTAGATCAGTGTAATTTTGAATATAAAAAACCCGAAATTACGCTTCCAAAATTTATGAATAATCTTGGTATTTCTTCAAAAGATTTTTTAGTAAAAATACTTAAAGAAAGTTGACATGAAAAAAGTCATAAATTACAAAAATATGACAATGCAAAACAAAGAATAAAATATGAATTAAGTGTTATTTCAAAGCTTGGTTTTGAAGATTATTTTTTGATAATTTGAGACATAATAAATTGAGCTAAAAAAAATAAAATTGCAATAGGTCCTGGAAGAGGCTCGGCTTCAGGATCACTTGTTTCTTATCTTTTAAATATCACTGAAGTTAATCCTCTAGAATTTAATTTGTTTTTCGAAAGATTTTTAAATGAAGATCGTATAAGCATGCCAGATATTGACATTGATGTTCAAGATAATAGAAGAGATGAACTTTTAAACTACATCTTTGAAAAATATGGAGAACAAAATGTTTCAACTATTTCAACTTTTCAATTTTTAGGGGCTAAAAGTTCTATAAGAGATGTGGGCAGATTTTTAGGAATTAACATTGCAAAAATTAATGAAATTTCAAAACACATTGATGCTCAACAAAGTTTAGCTGAGCAATATGAAAATAATCAATCTTTAAGATCATATCTTCAAAATCAAGAAGATCCTATTTTCAAAAAATTAATTGATTTTGCCATGAAAATTGAAGGTCTTCCAAGACAAACAGGAACCCATGCAGCTGGAATAATTATTTCAAACGAAAAGATAAATAACTACATACCAACTTTTATAGTTAATAATAAAAATCAAAGTCAATATTCAATGGAAAACATTGAAAAAATGGGTTTTTTAAAAATTGATTTTCTTGGTCTTAAAACACTTTCAACAATAACTCATATTGAAGAAAGAATTGCTCAATTTGAACAAATAGATTTTGACAAAATTAATAGTTACATCATTGATGAAAAAATAAAAAAAGTTTTAGAAAACAAAAGTACTTTAGGGATTTTTCAAATTGAATCTCCAGGTATGACAAATACTATAAATAAAATTAATGTTGATGATTTTAAAGACATCTATGCAGCTATTTCTCTATATAGACCAGGCCCTCTTAAATTTATTAGTGTCTATGCTAAAAACAAAAAAAATCCTAAAAATATTAAAAAAATAATTGAGCCATATGACAACATTGTTAAAGATACTTATGGAATAATTGTTTATCAAGAACAGATCATGGAAATAGCTCAAAAAGTTTCAGGTTTTAAATTTACTGAAGCTGATGTTTTGAGAAAAGCTATTTCAAAAAAAGATATAACTTTATTAGATGAAATGAAAGCAAAATTTATTCAAGGAGGAATTAAAAACGGCCATCCAAAAAATGTAGTTGAAAACATTTATTTAACAATTGAAGATTTTGCTCAATATGGTTTTAACAAAAGCCATGCTGTTGCTTATGCAGTTTTAGTTTACAAAATGCTTTATTACAAAGCTCACTATCCCTTATTTTTTTATTCATCATTAATTAAAACAAATCATACAAATCAAGATAATTTAAAAACATATTTTTTAGAAGCTAAGAAAAATAATATAGCTTTTTATTCTCCTTCAATTAACAATGTAAGTGAGCAAAACATACTCTCAAAAAATGAGATGTTTTTACCTTTAATTATGATCAAAGGTTTTGGTCCTGCAGCTTACAATAAAGTATATAAAGATTTTCAAGAAAATGGTCTTTATAAATCCTTTGATGATTTTATCCAAAGAGCATGAAAAATGGAGCTAGGAAAAGCAAACATTGAGACTTTAATTAAAGCAAATGCTTTAAGAGAATTTGGAAATATGAAAGATCTTTTAACACTATTTAAAGAAGTTATTGAAGATAAATTTGAAATAGTTTCTAAACTAGCAAAAGTTCAAGGTGATGACATTGATATTTCAAATTTTTTCCAACTTGAATTTTCAAAAAACTCTTCAAGAGACATTGAATTTGAAAGAAAAAACGAAGAAGAATATTTAGGCTATTTTTACAATAGTCCTAGTCAAAATGAAAATTCAAATCAAAATTTAGAAAATGAAGATTTAACGATTAACTTAAAAAATATGCACCCTGGAACAGAGCATGTTTTAGATATATTAATTACCCAAAAAAAATCAATTATGACAAAAGATGACCACTTAATAAAACGTCTTGAATTTGAAGATGATTCAATGAAGGCTATGTCTTGAATAAATGAGCAAAATGAAGAGAATTTTAAAGATATCAAAGTAGGTAAAAGATATAGAGTGGAAATATTGAAACCAATGAATCAAAAAACTTTTATAATAAAAAAAATTAGAGGTATCTTAAATGACTAAAAGCGGTTCAAAAAGTGAAAAGTTTTTATTAATAGATGGTAATTATTTAGTTCATCGTTCTTATTATGTAAGCTTTAAATTTAAAAATAATTTTAGATCAACTATTTATCTTTTTTTTCAAACAATTATCAAAATAATTAAAAACTTAAATCCTGAAAATATTTTTATTGCCTTTGATGAAGAGGGCGGAACTTGAAGACATGATTTATGTAAAGAATATAAATCTCAAAGATCTAAAATGGAAGATGAGTTTTGAAATATTTTTAAAGCAATTAGAGAAATACTTGATTCAATAAATTTAAATTCAGGCGGCTTTAGAGGACATGAAGCAGATGATGTAATTGCAACTATTACATCAAAATTTAAAGACGAAAACCAAATCTATATTTTTTCAAGAGACAAAGACTTATTACAGTTAATTGATAAAAATGTATACATAACTCATGACAATGAACTAAAAAATCTAATTAGTATAGAAAATTTTTACCAAAACTTTCAATTAGAACCAGACCAAATAGTCGATTTTAAAGCCATAGCTGGTGATTCTAGTGATAATTTAAAAGGAATAGCTGGCATTGGTGAAAAAGGGGCTAAAAACTTACTTAATAACTTCAAAAGCTTGGAGAAAATTTTTGATAGTTTAGAATCAACTAATTTAATTTCTAAAGCTCAAAAACAAAAAATCAGAGACGGAAAAGAGCAAGCCCTTTTTCTAAAAAAAATAGTTACTCTAAACAAAGAAGTACCTATGAAATTAGAAAAAGAGCTTTTTGCAATAAAAATCAACATTAATGAAGAAATACTTGAAAAACTTGACAAATATGACTCTAGATATGTTTTAAAACAATTTGAAAAAGCTCTAGAAAGCGATGATTATCTATGATAGCCATTACCGGAAAAGCAGGTGTAGGAAAGACTACATTTTTAAAAAAAATGGAAAAAAAAGGATACAAAATCTTGTATTCAGACAATTTTTTTAACCAGGATTACGAAAAAGGATACCAATCTTATCAATTAATCAAGGATAATTTAGGCCAAGATTTTGTAAATGATCAGCGAGTTGATAAAAAAAGATTAAAAAATTGAATAAAAGAAGATCTTTCAAATCTTGATAGGCTTGAAAAGTTGATCTACCCTCTTTTAAAAACTCATTTAGAGCAAAATTTTTATGATTTTGTTGAAATTCCTGTATTAGGCTCAAAAAATGTTGATTTTTATCCCCTTTTTTCAAAAATTTACAATATAGAAATTAGTGAAAGTCAAAGGCTTGAACAACTCAAAAAACGTGGTGTGGATAACTCAGATATTTCATTTTTTGAGTCTATAAATAAGGGTGTTATAGGAAAAAAAGTTGTTAATATCTCATTGGAAAACTTAGAAAAAATTGAAAAATTTTAAAAATTTATTTTTATTTTTATTTATCTAACTAAAATATCATAAGCTAAATTGAAAACGAGTTAAAGATAGAGGTAAAAACTATGAATTTTTTTAATTTTAAAGTTATTCAACAAAAGAAAATAACAGAACAAGATTTTAAGAATTTTAGGCTTTTTTATATGCCTTTTTTAGGGGCTGTGCCTACAGTTTTTTATCAATATTTACATGACCTTTCTAATTCAGAGTCTGAAAGTATTATTAATTTTCATAATTTGCCTATTTTTTTATTTGCCAAAGCAGAGGAAATTGAAGAGGCTAAAAAGAAATTAATTGCAGTTGGGCTACTTAGAGTTTTTAAAAATGTTCAAAATAACATTTATAACTTCGAATTAATTAAACCACTTGAGTGCGAATTGTTTTTCAGAAACAAATTTTTAAAAAAACTTCTTGCTGAAAAAATTGGAGAGTTTAATTTGGAATATCTTTATGAAAAAAATAAAGATAAAATTTCAAAATCAAAAAATTCAAATTATGTTGAAATTTCATATAGCTATTTTGAAATTTTTGATAATAACAAAAAAATCAACAATACCACTAGAGAAATAACTGAAAACACCTTAGAATTCAACCTAAATGAAGATATTTCCTTAGATGAGGCTTTAGTTAAGTTGCAACCTTTTCATTTTTATTTTTATTTAACTAGAAAACAAGCTGAGCAAAGCATTATTGAGCTAGTGCATTTTATGAGATCTAAAAGTCTAAAAGATGAAATTATTAATTTAATTTTTAACTATACTTGAAATACTAAATTAGAAATTCAACCAGCTCTATGCAAAAAAATTGCGTCTAATTTAGTTTTAGAAAAACGTCTAGAATACAAAGTAGCAAAAAATCACTTTGATTCAATTATGAGCAATTTTAATAAGCTTAGAAGAAATAATAAAAATGCTTTTTCAACTCAAGATTTATTAACTTCAGTACTTAAAAATAACAACACTGAATTAAAAGAAATTTCAATGAGTGAACTAACCGAAGATTTTAATTAATATTTTATTATGTCAAATGAGAAAAAATGATCTAAAGAAGATAAAGAAATCTTTAATAAAATAAGCCAAAAACAATGATTTCAAAGCTGAAAACAAAAATGACCTAAAAATCTTAGTCAAGCAGACATTATTGAAAAAATAATGGATAATTTGATTTATTTAATAATTGTTGATCGCGAGCAAGAAATCATATCAAATCGTGATTTTGTAAACTCTCCTGAGAGTCTATTAAAGGGATAT
The sequence above is a segment of the Mycoplasmopsis pulmonis genome. Coding sequences within it:
- a CDS encoding 5'-3' exonuclease, giving the protein MTKSGSKSEKFLLIDGNYLVHRSYYVSFKFKNNFRSTIYLFFQTIIKIIKNLNPENIFIAFDEEGGTWRHDLCKEYKSQRSKMEDEFWNIFKAIREILDSINLNSGGFRGHEADDVIATITSKFKDENQIYIFSRDKDLLQLIDKNVYITHDNELKNLISIENFYQNFQLEPDQIVDFKAIAGDSSDNLKGIAGIGEKGAKNLLNNFKSLEKIFDSLESTNLISKAQKQKIRDGKEQALFLKKIVTLNKEVPMKLEKELFAIKININEEILEKLDKYDSRYVLKQFEKALESDDYLW
- the thiI gene encoding tRNA uracil 4-sulfurtransferase ThiI — translated: MNYQKILIRYGELVLKKKNRSLFISILKQNIQKILDTKVEDEFDRMFVEYKDEFLDKLKFIPGISSFSPVKVCEKKLENIQQEVLEETQKNTNEFTKTFKIISRRSDKNFELNSLEMNNYFGSLILKNFELKVDVKKPDLNINIEVGRHHAFVFCKIYFSIGGLPVSSSGKSLHLLSGGIDSPVAAIELMKRGIKVEFLAFVTPPHTDEKTVNKLMMLKDVFNKFQHDSKIHLVNYTKIMNYISLISDQSYKIALMRRSFYRIADKIAKRKKIMAISNGENLGQVASQTIESMICISSQTNLLIFRPLLAWNKVDIINLGQKYKTYQISTIPASESCELFAPEKPVIKPTISKAEELEKELEKIFEYEDELVESVLSQK
- a CDS encoding DNA polymerase III subunit alpha codes for the protein MREFINLHTNSEYSFLDSLIRINDLVQYAKENNLKTLVLTDTNFHGADKFYFLCKKNNIKAVLGLDIEVDHKRVILLAKNTSGFRSLMLFSESNRNGLEISLNQLEKTQDDLIIINHPRLGFSMDEIAQSSIKNFYNTSNNDQDPLSLYVVENKLFNVKDNPILEMLNSTNNNQKNKGIEFKGFSHYAPISELMQKRINDIVDQCNFEYKKPEITLPKFMNNLGISSKDFLVKILKESWHEKSHKLQKYDNAKQRIKYELSVISKLGFEDYFLIIWDIINWAKKNKIAIGPGRGSASGSLVSYLLNITEVNPLEFNLFFERFLNEDRISMPDIDIDVQDNRRDELLNYIFEKYGEQNVSTISTFQFLGAKSSIRDVGRFLGINIAKINEISKHIDAQQSLAEQYENNQSLRSYLQNQEDPIFKKLIDFAMKIEGLPRQTGTHAAGIIISNEKINNYIPTFIVNNKNQSQYSMENIEKMGFLKIDFLGLKTLSTITHIEERIAQFEQIDFDKINSYIIDEKIKKVLENKSTLGIFQIESPGMTNTINKINVDDFKDIYAAISLYRPGPLKFISVYAKNKKNPKNIKKIIEPYDNIVKDTYGIIVYQEQIMEIAQKVSGFKFTEADVLRKAISKKDITLLDEMKAKFIQGGIKNGHPKNVVENIYLTIEDFAQYGFNKSHAVAYAVLVYKMLYYKAHYPLFFYSSLIKTNHTNQDNLKTYFLEAKKNNIAFYSPSINNVSEQNILSKNEMFLPLIMIKGFGPAAYNKVYKDFQENGLYKSFDDFIQRAWKMELGKANIETLIKANALREFGNMKDLLTLFKEVIEDKFEIVSKLAKVQGDDIDISNFFQLEFSKNSSRDIEFERKNEEEYLGYFYNSPSQNENSNQNLENEDLTINLKNMHPGTEHVLDILITQKKSIMTKDDHLIKRLEFEDDSMKAMSWINEQNEENFKDIKVGKRYRVEILKPMNQKTFIIKKIRGILND
- the coaE gene encoding dephospho-CoA kinase (Dephospho-CoA kinase (CoaE) performs the final step in coenzyme A biosynthesis.); translated protein: MIAITGKAGVGKTTFLKKMEKKGYKILYSDNFFNQDYEKGYQSYQLIKDNLGQDFVNDQRVDKKRLKNWIKEDLSNLDRLEKLIYPLLKTHLEQNFYDFVEIPVLGSKNVDFYPLFSKIYNIEISESQRLEQLKKRGVDNSDISFFESINKGVIGKKVVNISLENLEKIEKF
- a CDS encoding AAA family ATPase — translated: MKLIKIQAHGFKSFAEPIQLSFDGGVAGIIGPNGSGKSNINDAIKWVLGEQSSKSLRGDNMEDVIFAGSKNVKEMNKASVTLTFDNSNNASSVPHKVFTITRELERGKGSNIYYINDEIVRYKDIKDIALESGISKSSLAIISQGTVSDIAEASPEDRRGIFEEAAGVSKYKSRKKEALRKLEKTNESLEKIQTVILELEKQLKPLKNQAEKARIYLQKSKELKDVEVGLIIHNLDFYSTKLKEFEIELEGVVETKENLEQQVRKCENIIEQNSGDRLKFEKELHFLVQDLDNLNEKLRNLELISANENQRRELIISGQIKVNPEEKMKVIKEQLQIIKSRINFYTKQTEELSQIVSDKKNEVQELEKTISTKRIEQNKISNKLNETKVKINILLEHKKNKTNMFKGTKTIVEHKNIFKGYHGLVSEVLKVDQEYIPAIDAVLNNALQHIVVEDAQIAVTAVNFLKKNDGGRATFIPLKSIKPKSIKDEHFLALNMKKGFIDVASNLVKYEPKFEVLSKFLLGNILVVSDIESAKDIAAILDNKYMIVTLEGDLIRTGGVITGGVQQASTNLIGLDEQIAKLEEIVPIISKEVENTSNQITNLEHKKYELTNVVSEFSVEAAKVYEKLSNDQKSFDSLTAEYQTISAKDLGESSSSALDQQINEIQAKKVILQAQIRAKKESILSLNTDFSKVTLEKNDLEKSLRILNDSFSKKITEKNKAEFYLDTNQKRLSEFYNMTYEMAKDNFSLSIDITEAEEFVGRIKEEIKDLGNINIDSIKSYEEISERYDGLKATESEIVDAKDKIESAIKEMDKIIITKLRDTLSAINEEFNNVFQSMFGGGEARVEFVDPSDILESGIDIKAQPPGKSIKNLKLFSGGEKSLIAISLLFAILKSKPLPLCILDEVEAALDDANVVRYAEYLQKLKTKTQFLVITHRHGTMSRVDHLFGATMQTRGVTSFFSVELARAKELIKDTKIES
- the rpsD gene encoding 30S ribosomal protein S4; amino-acid sequence: MSRDRSSLFKKSRRLGFSVLENEKEFNKGKKRNYAPGQHGQRRTKLSDYGLHLYEKQKVKNLYGVNERQFANSFKKSSKLKGVQGTNFLQFLEQRLDNLVYRAGFAETRRQARQFVNHGHVLVDGKKVDIPSYRVAVGKVIEIKEKLQKNAQVLRNKEIRTAADWLSVKDFKATFTRLPERNEFLKEVNDSLIVEFYNK